In Nitrospirota bacterium, a single genomic region encodes these proteins:
- the dnaA gene encoding chromosomal replication initiator protein DnaA, which translates to MNIEEAWIKTVEAIGAKVGTQTFDLWFRPIKFVELQDQQIVLEVPNKFFKEWIEDHFPGLITETAEKFLKKDLSIKFKVYERKEDPALKKIETKQENRRAKLANRGIFLNPKFTFDSFVVGASNQFANAAARAVADAPGKAYNPLFVYGGVGLGKTHLMNAIGNKIIDKHPDIKMMYAPAEQFTNEFVYSMRNDKMDEFKAKYRNLDVLLIDDIQFIAGKSGTQEELFHTFNALYDTHKQIVFSSDRPPKDISPITERLRSRFGMGLIAETQIPDVETKMAILGKKSELEGIQLPEDVSFFLASKVRSNIRDLEACMIRLGAHSSLTGKTITVEMAKEVLKDLVHDEDKALTIDYVQKQICEYYGLKVQDIKAKKRSRDIAFPRQIAMYLCKALTDSSLSEIGKNFGGKDHSTVIHSCKLIEERRKKDEDFDKKIDYFIKKIKGTG; encoded by the coding sequence ATGAATATCGAAGAAGCATGGATAAAAACCGTTGAAGCCATTGGCGCCAAGGTCGGCACGCAGACCTTTGACCTGTGGTTCCGGCCCATCAAATTCGTGGAGCTTCAGGACCAGCAGATAGTCCTTGAAGTGCCGAATAAATTTTTCAAGGAATGGATCGAAGACCACTTCCCCGGACTCATCACAGAGACCGCTGAAAAGTTTTTAAAGAAGGACTTGTCCATTAAGTTTAAGGTTTACGAGAGGAAGGAAGACCCTGCCCTTAAAAAGATAGAGACGAAACAGGAAAACAGGAGGGCCAAGCTTGCTAACCGGGGCATATTCCTAAATCCGAAGTTTACCTTCGACTCCTTTGTAGTCGGGGCGAGCAACCAGTTTGCCAATGCCGCTGCGAGGGCAGTGGCGGATGCGCCGGGCAAGGCGTACAACCCGCTGTTCGTTTACGGCGGAGTCGGCCTTGGAAAAACCCATCTCATGAACGCCATCGGGAACAAGATAATAGATAAGCATCCCGATATCAAGATGATGTACGCGCCCGCAGAGCAGTTCACCAACGAATTCGTTTACTCCATGAGGAACGATAAGATGGACGAATTCAAAGCCAAGTACAGGAACCTCGACGTCCTCCTGATCGATGACATCCAGTTCATCGCAGGCAAGAGCGGCACACAGGAGGAATTGTTCCATACCTTTAACGCGCTTTATGACACGCATAAACAGATAGTGTTCTCAAGCGACAGGCCGCCCAAAGATATCTCGCCTATCACCGAGCGTCTCAGGTCAAGGTTCGGCATGGGTCTTATCGCGGAAACACAGATACCGGACGTTGAGACCAAGATGGCAATCCTTGGAAAGAAATCAGAGCTCGAAGGGATACAATTGCCTGAAGATGTCAGTTTCTTTTTGGCAAGCAAGGTCAGGTCGAACATAAGAGACCTTGAGGCCTGCATGATAAGGCTTGGGGCGCATTCATCCCTGACAGGCAAAACCATAACGGTTGAGATGGCAAAAGAAGTGCTCAAGGACCTTGTCCATGACGAGGACAAGGCGTTGACAATCGACTACGTGCAAAAGCAGATCTGCGAATACTACGGGCTCAAGGTGCAGGACATCAAGGCCAAAAAGAGGAGCAGGGACATTGCCTTCCCCAGGCAAATAGCGATGTATCTCTGTAAAGCGCTTACTGATTCCTCGTTAAGTGAGATCGGGAAAAATTTCGGGGGCAAAGACCATTCCACTGTAATTCATTCCTGCAAGCTCATAGAGGAGCGCAGAAAGAAAGACGAAGATTTCGATAAAAAAATAGATTATTTCATCAAGAAAATTAAGGGTACTGGATAG
- a CDS encoding ribonuclease H-like domain-containing protein, which translates to MPKKLVIDIETIGKDFESLDEISKEYLLKFAESEDDIRAAKEGLGFSPLTGEIVAIGMLNPDTNNGAVYYQSPEVAQEPLKEDGIEYIADTEEGILRRFWEAVKHYDKIITFNGRGFDAPFIMLRSAVHKIKPTKELMPNRYNLSHTDLIDLLTFYGAVRRKFSLHMWCKAFDIKSPKEEGVSGYEVNDLFKSGQYLRIAKYCVGDLYATKELFEYWNEYIKFPLNS; encoded by the coding sequence ATGCCTAAAAAACTCGTTATTGATATTGAAACAATCGGGAAGGACTTTGAGTCCCTTGATGAGATATCAAAAGAGTATCTCCTGAAGTTTGCGGAGTCTGAGGACGACATCAGGGCGGCGAAGGAGGGGCTTGGGTTTTCGCCGCTTACTGGAGAGATTGTCGCGATAGGGATGCTCAATCCCGACACCAATAACGGCGCGGTATATTATCAGTCCCCTGAAGTTGCTCAGGAGCCTTTAAAAGAAGACGGGATAGAATATATCGCTGATACGGAAGAGGGGATACTTAGAAGATTCTGGGAAGCGGTAAAGCATTACGATAAAATAATCACGTTTAACGGCAGGGGATTTGACGCGCCTTTTATAATGCTCCGTTCCGCAGTCCACAAAATAAAACCGACAAAAGAGCTCATGCCCAACCGCTACAACCTCTCGCATACTGACCTGATCGACCTGTTGACTTTCTACGGAGCGGTGAGGAGGAAGTTCAGCCTCCACATGTGGTGCAAGGCATTTGATATCAAAAGTCCGAAGGAAGAAGGCGTGTCAGGTTATGAGGTAAATGACCTCTTTAAAAGCGGTCAATACCTAAGGATCGCGAAATACTGTGTCGGGGATTTATACGCAACGAAAGAACTCTTTGAATACTGGAATGAATATATTAAATTTCCTTTAAATTCATAG
- a CDS encoding beta-ketoacyl-[acyl-carrier-protein] synthase family protein, with protein MNKNILITGLGAISAAGNNAAETLDSFRDAKRNAGQVTLFETPLKYPVFEVRGLPGEFYLEGQRTLSLALFAVDEAMKDARLNDLSEFRVGVCLGTTVASQLNDLEFYKSYRDTGSAAMNSVDRYLKGNPAEFISRRVKAKGPSLTVVNACSSGTDAIGVALSWLNNGLCDIAIAGGADEMNRIPLCGFGSLGIVSMDLCAPFDRDRKGLNLGEGAGVIILETKESATKRGISSDLFLTGYGSSSDAYHLTAPHPEGTGLRISIKKALTDAGITPGEICFVNAHGTATPDNDLVEGNVLADIFGTDLMMLSTKGFTGHTLGAAGGLEAVFTAAGLREGWIPASAGFQNKDDAIPLMPVRERTNISGQYALSTSLAFGGNNAAIVIGRV; from the coding sequence ATGAATAAAAACATCTTGATCACAGGCCTCGGCGCAATCTCGGCGGCTGGAAATAATGCCGCTGAAACGCTTGACTCATTCAGAGACGCCAAAAGGAACGCCGGACAGGTCACCCTTTTTGAGACGCCTTTGAAATACCCTGTGTTTGAGGTGAGGGGTCTTCCGGGAGAATTCTATTTGGAAGGCCAGCGGACACTCAGTCTCGCACTCTTCGCGGTTGATGAGGCGATGAAAGACGCAAGGCTGAATGATCTGTCTGAATTTCGCGTAGGCGTCTGTCTCGGCACAACAGTGGCAAGCCAGTTGAATGACCTTGAGTTTTATAAATCATACCGCGACACAGGCTCCGCCGCCATGAATTCCGTGGACAGATATTTGAAGGGAAATCCCGCTGAATTTATTTCGCGCAGGGTCAAGGCCAAAGGGCCTTCCCTGACAGTTGTCAATGCCTGCTCCTCAGGGACAGACGCGATCGGGGTTGCGCTGTCGTGGTTGAACAACGGCCTGTGTGACATTGCAATCGCGGGAGGCGCGGATGAGATGAACCGCATCCCTCTCTGCGGTTTCGGTTCGCTCGGCATCGTGAGCATGGACCTGTGCGCGCCTTTTGACAGGGACAGGAAGGGACTTAATCTCGGCGAAGGCGCAGGCGTGATAATTTTAGAGACGAAAGAGTCCGCAACAAAGAGGGGAATTTCATCCGATTTATTTTTGACGGGATACGGCTCATCAAGCGACGCCTATCATCTCACTGCTCCGCATCCCGAAGGCACAGGGTTGAGAATATCGATCAAAAAGGCTTTGACAGACGCGGGAATCACGCCGGGGGAAATATGTTTTGTTAACGCGCACGGGACGGCAACGCCGGACAATGATCTTGTCGAGGGAAATGTATTGGCTGACATTTTCGGGACGGATTTAATGATGCTGTCAACAAAAGGATTCACAGGGCATACACTCGGCGCTGCGGGAGGGCTGGAAGCAGTGTTTACCGCAGCAGGCCTTCGGGAAGGATGGATACCGGCAAGCGCAGGTTTTCAAAACAAAGATGATGCCATTCCTTTGATGCCCGTCAGAGAGAGAACAAATATCAGCGGGCAATACGCCCTTTCCACCTCTCTGGCATTCGGCGGAAACAACGCGGCGATAGTGATTGGAAGGGTATAA
- a CDS encoding DNA polymerase III subunit beta: MKLKIQKEEIQNVLQSIQGIVDKKTTMPILGHFLLKVDKTAASLMATDLDIALKGPLKAEIIEPGSLCIPARKLFEIAREVEGDILIESQENNWLRVTSGKSTFKLMGLPEADFPALPEVKKSEELVVSAEKIGTMIEKTVYATGESDTRYTLNGLLFHFTPKKKNVEFKMVGTDGHRLSLIAINLDGKLSEEKKIILPKKAALELKKLIEGSSEDVTIYMDKNHIFFGINGIVLTSRLIEGTYPNYDQVIPKNNEKNVIVDKMEFLKALRRTSIMSREKTNAVRFDLEDGKITLISMNPDVGEAREEIAAQYKGEQMTVGFNARYLMDILQAMEKESVNIELQEPLSPTLVLEDNNRDYLCVVMPMRT; the protein is encoded by the coding sequence ATGAAGCTCAAAATTCAAAAGGAAGAGATACAAAATGTCCTGCAGAGCATTCAGGGAATAGTGGACAAGAAAACAACCATGCCGATACTCGGGCATTTTCTGTTAAAGGTCGATAAGACCGCCGCCTCTTTAATGGCGACCGATCTCGACATAGCTCTTAAAGGCCCGCTGAAGGCCGAGATAATTGAGCCGGGCAGTCTCTGCATTCCTGCAAGGAAGCTGTTTGAGATAGCCAGGGAGGTCGAGGGCGATATTTTGATCGAGTCGCAGGAAAACAACTGGCTCAGGGTCACCTCGGGAAAAAGCACCTTCAAGCTCATGGGGCTTCCTGAGGCGGATTTTCCCGCATTGCCCGAAGTTAAGAAGTCTGAGGAACTGGTCGTCAGCGCTGAAAAGATCGGGACCATGATCGAAAAGACCGTTTATGCGACAGGCGAAAGCGATACCAGATATACACTCAACGGGCTTCTGTTCCACTTTACTCCGAAGAAGAAAAATGTCGAATTCAAAATGGTCGGCACCGACGGGCACAGGCTTTCATTGATCGCCATAAACCTGGATGGGAAATTATCTGAAGAGAAAAAGATAATCCTGCCCAAGAAGGCGGCGCTGGAATTGAAAAAGCTCATTGAAGGAAGCTCCGAGGATGTTACGATCTACATGGACAAAAACCACATCTTCTTCGGCATCAACGGCATTGTGCTGACGTCGAGGCTCATCGAAGGAACTTATCCAAACTACGATCAGGTGATCCCGAAAAACAACGAGAAAAATGTCATAGTCGACAAGATGGAATTTCTGAAGGCGCTCAGAAGGACCTCCATCATGAGCAGGGAGAAAACCAATGCCGTGAGATTCGACCTTGAAGATGGAAAGATAACGCTGATATCAATGAACCCCGACGTTGGAGAGGCGAGGGAAGAGATCGCGGCCCAGTATAAAGGTGAACAAATGACTGTCGGATTTAATGCCCGCTACCTGATGGACATCCTTCAGGCCATGGAAAAAGAATCTGTAAATATAGAGCTCCAGGAGCCGTTAAGCCCTACACTTGTCCTCGAAGACAACAACAGGGATTATCTCTGCGTAGTAATGCCGATGAGGACGTAA